One Myxosarcina sp. GI1 genomic window carries:
- a CDS encoding DMT family transporter encodes MSINIGYFQEFIGEIAALSAAFLWAAASIIYSRLGLKISPLQLNVYKGIIAIALLVITLIGQKATFDNIALYPLLMLSVSGAIGIGLGDTAYFAALNILGARRTLLLETLSPPIGALLALIFMSEQLSSSAWCGIILTLGGIVWVISERTPIATKKSIKMKAGIIYAILAAVAQAFGAVISRFALLQSDISPLTSALVRLLAGTAIVWLLWLVTNRRQTGLTRSLLIKSNLSITNWSAVAIAAFSGTYLGIWLQQTSLKYAPTGIAQTLLATSPLFVLPIVAFMGEKISWRSVLGVFISLGGVAFLFINVN; translated from the coding sequence TTGTCTATAAATATCGGTTATTTTCAGGAATTTATTGGAGAAATAGCAGCATTGAGTGCTGCTTTTTTGTGGGCAGCTGCTTCCATAATTTACAGTCGCCTGGGATTAAAAATTTCACCATTACAGCTTAATGTCTATAAAGGTATTATTGCGATCGCACTATTAGTAATAACTCTGATAGGGCAGAAAGCGACGTTTGACAATATAGCTTTATATCCTTTGCTCATGCTATCGGTTAGCGGCGCGATCGGAATTGGCTTAGGCGATACTGCCTATTTTGCGGCTTTAAATATTTTGGGCGCGAGACGCACCTTATTGTTAGAAACATTGTCTCCCCCTATAGGCGCGCTGCTTGCCTTAATTTTTATGAGCGAACAGTTATCATCTAGTGCTTGGTGTGGAATTATACTCACTCTTGGCGGTATCGTTTGGGTAATTAGCGAACGCACTCCGATTGCCACGAAGAAAAGTATAAAGATGAAAGCAGGAATTATTTATGCAATTTTAGCGGCAGTCGCTCAAGCCTTTGGTGCAGTAATCTCTCGTTTTGCGTTGTTACAGTCCGATATCAGTCCTCTAACTAGTGCATTGGTACGTTTGCTGGCAGGTACTGCAATCGTTTGGCTGCTTTGGTTAGTTACCAACCGCCGACAAACTGGTTTGACTAGATCGCTATTAATTAAAAGCAATTTAAGCATAACCAATTGGAGTGCAGTAGCGATCGCAGCTTTTAGCGGTACCTATTTAGGCATTTGGTTACAGCAAACGTCATTAAAATATGCACCTACAGGTATTGCTCAAACTTTATTAGCTACAAGTCCTTTGTTTGTTCTACCAATAGTAGCTTTTATGGGTGAAAAAATTAGTTGGCGTTCCGTTTTGGGAGTTTTCATTTCTTTAGGAGGAGTGGCATTCTTGTTTATTAATGTCAACTAG
- a CDS encoding hybrid sensor histidine kinase/response regulator, translating into MSSAVALKKDRILAVDDTPDNLFLFKLALEQEGYEVCLVDNGLKALETIKQSPPDLILLDVMMPGIDGYEVTKQIRQDRNLPFIPILLISAYQETSVIQGLDAGADEFIRKPIQIDELQARVRSLLRLKQTIDQRENFVSCLTHDLRTPLVAANRMLSLMQQEVFGTITNEMKEAIANINNSNENLLKMLNTLLEVYHYEVGRKILSFIEFDLSELVEEVVVELKPLAAEKNLEIKLEILPNTSIKGDRLELRRVLSNLIGNAIKFTDRGYVAIALQTTDKNVVIKIEDTGIGIPKSEQKAIFQRFQQGNHRRSGKGLGLYLCEQIINTHEGTIEVESEVDKGTTFTIKLPL; encoded by the coding sequence ATGTCTTCTGCTGTAGCTTTAAAAAAAGATCGGATTCTTGCTGTCGATGATACCCCCGATAATTTATTTTTATTTAAATTAGCTTTAGAACAAGAAGGATACGAAGTTTGCCTGGTTGACAATGGCTTAAAAGCTCTAGAGACAATTAAGCAATCTCCTCCCGATTTAATTTTACTCGATGTAATGATGCCAGGAATTGACGGTTATGAAGTAACAAAGCAAATTCGTCAAGACCGCAACTTACCTTTTATTCCTATTTTGTTGATTAGTGCCTATCAAGAGACTAGCGTTATTCAAGGATTAGATGCTGGAGCAGATGAATTTATTCGCAAACCAATTCAAATTGATGAATTACAGGCAAGAGTCCGTTCGCTACTGCGTCTCAAACAAACCATCGATCAGCGTGAAAATTTTGTTTCTTGTTTGACACACGACCTGCGTACACCGTTGGTTGCAGCCAACAGAATGCTTAGTCTGATGCAGCAAGAAGTTTTTGGTACTATTACTAATGAGATGAAAGAAGCTATTGCAAATATTAATAACAGTAATGAAAATTTGCTAAAAATGTTAAATACATTATTAGAAGTATATCATTACGAAGTAGGTAGAAAAATTCTCAGCTTTATCGAATTCGATTTATCGGAGTTAGTAGAAGAAGTAGTAGTAGAACTTAAGCCTCTAGCAGCAGAAAAAAATTTAGAAATAAAATTAGAGATATTACCTAATACTAGTATTAAAGGCGACCGTCTAGAATTAAGACGTGTTTTGTCTAATTTGATTGGTAACGCAATTAAGTTTACCGACAGAGGTTATGTTGCTATTGCCCTGCAAACTACAGACAAAAACGTTGTTATCAAAATAGAAGATACGGGCATTGGTATTCCCAAGTCAGAGCAAAAAGCCATTTTCCAACGTTTTCAACAAGGCAATCATCGTCGCTCTGGTAAAGGCTTGGGTTTATATTTGTGCGAGCAAATAATAAATACTCACGAAGGAACTATTGAAGTAGAATCAGAAGTAGATAAAGGAACTACTTTTACTATTAAGCTTCCTTTATGA
- a CDS encoding hybrid sensor histidine kinase/response regulator, which produces MDENIKILIVDDDEVDRMAVRRALQKGSLNITLCEAENSAAALEKLFSTPNNQNFDVILLDYYLPDSNGLNLIEQINELNLSIPLIVLTGQGDEEIAVEIMKAGAADYLSKSRVSPQSLIQTISSAIRINRAEKAAKLANQRLRATNELLMQKNRELKLQQQQIQLQNIQLQEASRLKSEFLATMSHELRTPMNAIMGFSQLLLRQYPDPLSEQQLNIVGRIFNNSQNLLEMINELLDFSKIEAGKFELNFREFDLDKLVCLTVEELRSLAVQKKIELKTDINLNNPTVFQDYSCLKRILINLLSNAIKFTNQGGVRVKVWEFESENKIAIAVEDTGIGIEKDNFKRIFEAFRQADQSISRAHTGTGLGLAITDSLTKMLQGTITLESEVGVGSVFCVKIPRKAYV; this is translated from the coding sequence ATGGATGAAAATATCAAGATATTAATAGTAGATGATGATGAAGTAGACCGTATGGCGGTACGACGGGCTTTACAAAAAGGTAGTTTAAACATAACTTTATGCGAAGCCGAAAATAGTGCTGCGGCTTTAGAAAAACTATTTTCAACCCCAAACAATCAAAATTTTGATGTCATCTTGCTCGATTATTATTTGCCAGATAGCAATGGACTAAACCTGATCGAACAAATAAACGAATTGAATCTATCAATACCTTTGATAGTACTTACAGGACAAGGAGATGAAGAAATTGCTGTCGAAATAATGAAAGCTGGAGCCGCCGATTATCTATCAAAATCTCGGGTTTCTCCCCAAAGCTTGATTCAAACTATTAGTAGTGCTATCCGAATTAACCGCGCTGAGAAAGCCGCAAAACTAGCAAATCAACGCTTGAGAGCCACAAACGAGCTATTAATGCAAAAAAATCGAGAACTGAAACTACAGCAGCAGCAAATCCAACTACAAAACATTCAGCTACAGGAAGCTTCTCGCCTTAAATCCGAGTTTTTGGCAACCATGTCTCACGAATTGAGAACCCCGATGAATGCCATTATGGGTTTTTCTCAACTGTTACTACGTCAGTATCCCGATCCTTTAAGCGAACAACAGCTAAATATAGTTGGTCGAATTTTTAATAATAGCCAAAACTTATTAGAAATGATCAATGAACTGTTGGATTTTTCTAAAATCGAGGCAGGTAAATTCGAACTAAACTTTCGCGAATTCGATCTAGATAAATTAGTTTGTCTGACCGTCGAAGAACTACGTTCGTTGGCAGTGCAAAAGAAGATCGAGCTAAAAACAGATATTAATTTAAATAACCCTACAGTGTTTCAAGACTATAGTTGTTTAAAAAGAATTCTCATTAACTTGTTATCTAATGCCATTAAATTTACCAATCAAGGTGGTGTACGGGTCAAAGTATGGGAGTTTGAAAGTGAGAACAAAATAGCTATAGCGGTGGAAGATACGGGTATAGGTATTGAAAAAGATAATTTTAAACGTATTTTTGAAGCTTTTCGCCAAGCAGATCAATCTATCTCTCGCGCTCATACTGGAACTGGTTTGGGATTAGCAATTACCGACTCATTAACCAAAATGCTACAGGGTACGATAACTCTCGAAAGCGAAGTGGGAGTTGGTTCGGTTTTTTGTGTCAAAATCCCTCGTAAGGCTTATGTTTGA
- a CDS encoding response regulator gives MEERVINILLVEDDEVDIMNVKRAFKKSNIYNPLYIANNGIEALEKLGAIQGHQEVIPSNRRLILLDLNMPKMNGLEFLHKLREHPELKLTPVIVLTTSDEDRDRVEAYNLNVAGYILKPVTFGNFAEVMVALNKYWTLCEMP, from the coding sequence ATGGAAGAACGAGTAATTAATATTTTGCTGGTCGAAGATGATGAAGTAGATATCATGAACGTCAAACGCGCTTTCAAAAAAAGCAATATCTATAATCCTTTATATATTGCCAATAACGGTATTGAAGCTCTAGAAAAGCTAGGAGCGATTCAAGGTCATCAAGAAGTTATTCCTTCCAATCGCCGCCTGATTTTACTCGATCTCAATATGCCCAAAATGAACGGTTTGGAATTTCTGCACAAACTTAGAGAACATCCCGAACTAAAGCTAACACCTGTTATAGTTTTGACAACTTCTGACGAAGATCGCGATCGCGTAGAAGCATATAATCTTAACGTAGCAGGCTATATTCTCAAGCCTGTTACCTTTGGCAATTTTGCCGAAGTAATGGTTGCTTTAAATAAATACTGGACTTTGTGCGAAATGCCCTAA
- a CDS encoding PAS domain S-box protein, which yields MQSCQQEIDKLQQELAVCRSRYNNLLASNSDIVWLAEKTGTIIYTNSSWQKYTGLENSEAVERAFLKSIHPEDRIKFKTKIERAVQLQNCWQISVRLKDFNDNYWSFNFEVKPIRDRQNRIVEWMGVGKKVEATERIKTELIAEKEFVKALLDNLAEGIVACDRQGVLALFNRATQEFHGLPQAAITATDWSEHYDLYHSDGKTLMKPEDIPLFRALQGESVRNVEMIIKPKNAKTRYILASGDPIITATGEKLGAVAAMRDISDRLEIERALKDSQIRFNGAFQQAAVGMAILSLEGRWLEANPALCNIIGYTQAELTQTTFQKLTHPEDLPRDLEYTRQLLSGERVSVMVEKRYLHKQGYPVWLNISTSIMRNEQNEPLYFVSLFQNITEARQTLQALEESEKRYRTIADNSSDLISIQSPEGIFLYVSPASRATLGYQPEEMIGKSIYDFLHPEDALLLTETPNKIEQYSEFYTYTYRFRDRDGSYIWLETTNRSLYRPNSQTIAEIVSISRNVSDRILAEVEIAELNQQLEQRVQRRTAQLEAADRQKDLLLIREREARTEVEQVKQKIELYADIVNNIQIGIMVWRLDNPQNPNSFKLIDLNPAAARLSMCDVSPTVDCYVAECFPRLVELKIPEACVEVIETQQVRDLGEVTNLNDCVSDLTFNLQAFPLPNRLVGLILEDITQRQQTQIMLQARATELTKINAMLLKTTAQLEKRNQELDRFAYVTSHDLKAPLRAIANLSQWIEEDLADKLTEDTRHQMNLLRGRVQRLENLINGLLAYSRIGRDRSKPKTIDVTALLQKIIRLIQLPSGFTVEIDDNMPTVVSEYIPLQQVFTNLISNAIAHHHRSTGKVSISVSDCGQFYRFSVSDDGPGINSDYHEKIFGIFQTLEARDRKEATGIGLSIVKKAVEERGGEIEVESELGNGSTFHFTWRKSVY from the coding sequence ATGCAATCATGTCAGCAAGAAATAGATAAATTACAGCAAGAATTGGCTGTTTGCCGCTCTCGCTATAATAATTTACTCGCCTCTAATAGCGATATTGTCTGGCTGGCAGAAAAAACTGGAACTATTATTTACACTAATTCTTCCTGGCAAAAATATACGGGGTTAGAAAATTCAGAAGCAGTCGAGCGAGCTTTTTTAAAATCTATACATCCAGAAGATAGAATCAAATTCAAGACAAAAATCGAGCGAGCGGTGCAACTGCAAAACTGCTGGCAGATATCTGTTAGATTGAAAGATTTTAATGACAACTATTGGAGTTTTAATTTCGAAGTTAAGCCCATACGCGATCGCCAAAATCGCATTGTAGAATGGATGGGAGTTGGAAAAAAAGTTGAGGCGACAGAGCGGATAAAAACCGAGTTGATTGCCGAAAAAGAATTTGTCAAAGCCTTATTAGATAATCTTGCTGAAGGAATTGTAGCTTGCGATCGCCAGGGAGTATTGGCTTTGTTTAATCGCGCTACTCAAGAATTTCATGGACTGCCACAAGCAGCAATTACTGCTACTGACTGGAGCGAACACTACGATCTCTATCATAGTGATGGCAAAACATTGATGAAACCAGAAGACATTCCTCTGTTTCGCGCTCTACAAGGAGAATCAGTACGCAATGTTGAAATGATTATCAAACCCAAAAACGCTAAAACGCGCTATATTCTGGCAAGTGGCGACCCAATTATTACAGCTACGGGAGAAAAATTGGGTGCAGTGGCAGCAATGCGAGATATCAGCGATCGCCTCGAGATAGAACGCGCTCTAAAAGATAGTCAAATTCGTTTTAATGGTGCCTTTCAACAAGCAGCAGTAGGTATGGCGATCCTTTCGCTAGAGGGAAGGTGGTTAGAAGCAAATCCTGCCTTGTGTAATATTATTGGTTACACTCAGGCAGAATTAACTCAGACAACTTTTCAAAAGCTTACTCACCCAGAAGATTTGCCGCGTGACTTAGAATATACTCGCCAGCTATTGTCTGGAGAAAGGGTTAGCGTCATGGTAGAAAAACGCTATTTGCACAAACAGGGATATCCAGTATGGCTTAACATTAGCACTTCGATAATGCGTAACGAACAAAACGAGCCGCTTTATTTTGTGTCGTTGTTCCAGAATATTACCGAAGCCAGACAAACTCTTCAAGCATTAGAAGAAAGTGAAAAACGCTATCGAACAATTGCCGACAATTCTAGCGATTTAATTTCCATTCAATCTCCAGAAGGAATTTTCTTGTATGTTTCTCCTGCTTCTAGAGCAACTTTAGGTTATCAGCCAGAGGAAATGATCGGAAAATCAATTTATGATTTTCTTCATCCCGAAGATGCCCTTTTACTTACAGAAACTCCCAACAAAATCGAACAATATTCCGAGTTTTACACCTACACCTATCGATTCCGCGATCGAGACGGCAGCTATATTTGGCTGGAAACTACCAACCGTAGCCTTTATCGCCCTAATAGCCAAACTATTGCCGAGATTGTCTCTATATCGCGTAACGTTAGCGACCGCATATTAGCCGAAGTAGAAATTGCCGAACTCAATCAACAGCTAGAGCAAAGAGTCCAACGGCGCACCGCACAGTTAGAAGCAGCAGATCGCCAAAAAGATTTGTTACTAATTCGAGAGCGAGAAGCGCGAACCGAAGTAGAACAAGTAAAGCAAAAAATCGAGCTTTATGCCGATATTGTTAACAATATTCAAATTGGAATTATGGTTTGGCGGTTAGACAACCCTCAAAACCCCAATAGTTTCAAGCTAATCGATCTCAATCCCGCTGCCGCAAGACTCTCGATGTGTGACGTCAGCCCGACTGTCGATTGCTATGTGGCGGAGTGTTTTCCGCGTTTGGTCGAACTAAAAATTCCTGAAGCCTGTGTTGAAGTTATTGAAACTCAGCAGGTGCGAGACTTAGGAGAAGTAACCAACCTCAATGACTGTGTGAGCGATTTAACATTTAACCTTCAAGCTTTTCCCCTACCCAATCGTTTAGTAGGTTTAATTTTAGAAGATATTACCCAACGCCAACAAACACAAATAATGCTGCAAGCTAGAGCTACAGAGCTAACAAAGATTAACGCCATGCTCTTAAAAACCACAGCGCAGCTGGAAAAACGCAATCAGGAATTAGATCGCTTTGCCTATGTTACCTCTCACGATCTCAAAGCACCACTGAGAGCTATTGCTAATCTTTCGCAGTGGATTGAAGAAGATTTAGCAGACAAATTAACCGAAGACACGCGCCATCAAATGAATCTGTTAAGAGGTAGGGTTCAGCGTCTGGAAAATTTAATTAATGGTTTACTGGCATATTCTCGTATTGGTAGAGATAGGTCGAAGCCAAAAACTATAGATGTAACTGCTTTACTGCAAAAAATTATTCGACTCATACAACTTCCTTCGGGCTTTACAGTCGAAATTGACGATAATATGCCTACTGTAGTTTCCGAATACATACCATTACAGCAAGTATTTACCAATTTAATTAGTAATGCGATCGCCCATCACCATCGTTCGACAGGAAAAGTGTCAATCTCGGTCAGCGATTGCGGTCAGTTTTATCGCTTTAGCGTCAGTGATGATGGTCCTGGTATTAATTCCGATTATCACGAAAAGATTTTTGGCATTTTTCAAACTCTCGAAGCTCGCGATCGCAAAGAAGCTACGGGAATTGGCTTATCAATTGTTAAAAAAGCCGTCGAAGAAAGAGGAGGAGAAATTGAAGTAGAATCGGAACTCGGTAACGGTAGTACTTTTCATTTCACCTGGCGCAAATCAGTTTATTAA
- a CDS encoding secondary thiamine-phosphate synthase enzyme YjbQ, whose translation MKQYQKAFRLKTTGKSLHKVTSKVEQIVAESKIDTGLCLVFVRHTSASLVIQENADPDVLQDLNNFFAKLVPEDPSRYVHNAEGADDMPAHIRSALTHTSEQIPVAGGRLVLGTWQGIYLWEHRQRSHQRELVVHINGD comes from the coding sequence ATGAAACAGTATCAAAAAGCTTTTCGCTTAAAAACTACGGGAAAATCTCTTCATAAAGTTACAAGCAAAGTCGAGCAAATTGTAGCAGAGTCGAAAATCGATACGGGTTTGTGTCTGGTTTTTGTCAGGCACACATCGGCATCATTAGTAATTCAAGAAAATGCCGATCCCGATGTGCTTCAGGACTTAAATAATTTTTTTGCCAAACTAGTACCAGAAGACCCATCGCGTTACGTTCACAATGCAGAAGGTGCTGACGACATGCCAGCCCATATACGCTCGGCACTAACCCACACTTCCGAACAAATTCCAGTTGCTGGAGGCAGGTTGGTTTTGGGTACCTGGCAGGGAATTTATCTGTGGGAACACCGTCAACGCAGCCATCAAAGAGAGTTAGTAGTTCATATTAATGGCGATTAA
- a CDS encoding GUN4 domain-containing protein produces the protein MNFSQIISILFFGGAIAATVQPAFSRTTASLIEETSSSKSSLYQIQSPKTQLQLAQALQPEQINLRAKQITVRIDGANLGSGAIIAESNNVYTVLTNWHVVRNPGQYSLQTIDGREHQINSTSIRQIAKLDLAIVKFESNQNYQVAELGDSGNILEGQSIYFAGYPGEQRQENSRYYRFFAANLVGILPNSTANGYSLIYNGEAFPGMSGGPVFDKYGNLIGIHGEANINAITGGTSNYAIPINAYRQAIAQNQSQSTVSDTNDNSTPAIPEIIIEPQPSEENRETEANSNPDTTSNTSNSAIDESTSSEENTTKVSSEIRQESSAAEATPSESGISSIPTFSSEDVLDASSDRNSPQPNTTTANEAASRRSPQSKLISATTSIDYRPLKRLLEAKKWEDADRQTYQLIDRIVTSAKQQNQNIFIELKTIADFACSDIRTIDSLWQQYSGGRFGFTPQQKIWQNVDRNGDFSTAAWRSFATQVGWKQGEIASAGGYLLYEQLNFNPERAPEGHLPWWFALPEEQQNVLKHLFTRCNLDPSAVADANRSGSPNNEKKSNTSHTEVERERAK, from the coding sequence ATGAACTTTTCGCAAATAATTTCTATATTATTTTTTGGAGGTGCGATCGCCGCAACCGTACAGCCAGCTTTTAGTAGAACTACTGCGTCTCTTATTGAGGAAACTTCTTCCTCTAAGAGTTCACTCTATCAAATACAAAGCCCTAAAACGCAACTCCAACTAGCTCAAGCATTACAACCAGAACAAATAAACCTCCGCGCCAAACAAATCACCGTGCGTATAGACGGCGCAAATCTCGGTTCGGGAGCAATTATAGCCGAATCTAATAATGTCTACACGGTGTTAACCAATTGGCATGTAGTAAGAAATCCAGGACAATACTCGCTACAAACTATTGATGGTAGAGAGCATCAAATAAATTCCACCAGCATCAGACAGATAGCCAAATTAGATTTAGCTATTGTTAAGTTTGAGAGCAATCAAAATTATCAGGTAGCAGAATTAGGCGATTCGGGAAATATCCTAGAAGGACAAAGCATTTATTTTGCTGGTTATCCAGGGGAACAAAGACAAGAAAATAGCCGTTATTATCGCTTTTTCGCTGCTAACCTGGTAGGAATCTTGCCAAATTCTACTGCTAATGGCTACTCGCTGATCTATAACGGTGAAGCGTTTCCAGGAATGAGCGGCGGTCCTGTATTTGATAAATACGGCAATCTAATTGGTATTCATGGTGAAGCTAATATTAATGCTATTACTGGGGGGACTTCCAACTATGCCATTCCTATAAATGCTTACCGACAGGCGATCGCGCAAAATCAATCTCAATCTACAGTTTCCGATACAAACGATAATTCTACTCCAGCAATACCAGAAATAATTATCGAACCTCAACCTTCAGAAGAAAATCGAGAAACGGAGGCAAATTCAAATCCCGACACGACTTCCAATACATCCAACTCCGCGATCGATGAATCTACTTCTTCAGAAGAAAACACAACCAAAGTTTCTTCAGAAATTCGCCAGGAAAGTTCTGCTGCTGAAGCAACACCATCAGAATCTGGAATTTCTTCCATACCTACTTTTTCATCAGAAGATGTTCTAGATGCTTCTAGCGATCGCAATTCACCCCAACCAAATACTACAACAGCCAACGAAGCAGCATCCAGGCGTTCTCCGCAGTCAAAACTAATCTCTGCCACCACAAGTATCGACTACAGACCCTTAAAACGACTTCTCGAAGCCAAAAAGTGGGAAGATGCAGACCGTCAAACCTATCAACTAATCGATCGCATCGTTACATCTGCCAAACAACAGAACCAGAACATCTTTATCGAACTCAAAACAATTGCTGATTTTGCCTGTAGCGACATTAGAACTATCGATAGTCTCTGGCAGCAGTACAGTGGCGGTCGGTTTGGTTTTACACCCCAGCAAAAAATCTGGCAAAATGTCGATCGAAATGGCGATTTTTCAACCGCAGCCTGGCGGAGTTTTGCTACTCAAGTCGGTTGGAAGCAGGGTGAAATTGCTAGTGCGGGAGGCTATTTGCTTTACGAACAGTTAAACTTCAATCCCGAACGTGCTCCAGAAGGTCATCTTCCCTGGTGGTTCGCTCTTCCTGAAGAACAACAAAATGTCCTCAAGCACTTATTTACTCGCTGTAACTTAGATCCCTCAGCAGTAGCCGATGCTAATCGGTCTGGTTCGCCAAACAATGAAAAAAAATCTAATACTAGTCACACTGAAGTTGAACGAGAACGAGCTAAATGA
- a CDS encoding serine protease: MKPKTAVKLSLVLAGVGVLLASSSLYLSDKIPAFFPNSLNARVNTTASKITVKILGENFLGSGFIIQQRSSLYTVITNQHVLRAGQAPYSIQTPDGKIYPARRAKLASKYDLALLQFTSDVQYNIASFGSSSSLTVGEPAFAAGYAVASSKKLSQTEVENYKNAPLPGFTLRSGRIQIILERALEEGYRIGYTNDVEKGMSGGPLFDLHGTVIGVNGKHAYPLWEAPDYYEDGSQPCPPLQELITNSSLAIPIEAGISLIPKPKSKPDISAAKDSAWTSITLDSDLVSNPVKLVAQMQARAKAIENCQIPE; this comes from the coding sequence TTGAAGCCGAAAACAGCAGTCAAACTATCTCTAGTTTTGGCTGGTGTTGGTGTGCTTTTAGCTAGTAGCAGCCTATATTTGTCTGACAAAATTCCAGCATTTTTTCCTAATAGTTTAAATGCTAGAGTAAACACTACAGCCAGCAAAATTACCGTTAAAATTCTAGGTGAGAATTTTTTAGGTTCGGGTTTTATTATTCAACAACGAAGCAGCCTGTATACGGTTATTACCAATCAACACGTCTTGAGGGCAGGTCAAGCTCCTTACTCTATACAAACTCCCGACGGCAAAATTTATCCAGCACGAAGAGCTAAATTAGCTTCAAAATACGATCTGGCTTTATTACAATTTACTAGCGATGTGCAATACAATATTGCTAGTTTCGGTAGTTCTTCATCTCTAACCGTAGGAGAACCAGCTTTTGCGGCAGGTTATGCTGTAGCCAGTAGCAAAAAACTCAGTCAAACGGAAGTTGAAAACTACAAAAATGCCCCGCTACCTGGCTTTACTCTGAGATCGGGAAGAATTCAAATAATTTTGGAGCGAGCGTTAGAAGAAGGATACCGAATTGGATATACTAATGATGTAGAAAAAGGTATGAGTGGTGGTCCTTTGTTCGATCTTCATGGAACAGTCATTGGAGTTAACGGCAAACATGCCTATCCACTTTGGGAAGCACCAGACTACTACGAAGATGGCTCTCAACCCTGCCCGCCCCTGCAAGAATTAATTACTAATTCTAGTCTGGCTATTCCGATTGAAGCGGGAATTAGCCTGATACCAAAGCCAAAATCCAAGCCAGATATTTCAGCAGCTAAAGATTCTGCTTGGACATCAATAACTTTAGATTCCGATTTAGTGAGTAATCCTGTAAAGTTAGTCGCTCAAATGCAGGCTAGAGCTAAAGCGATCGAAAACTGCCAAATACCAGAATGA
- a CDS encoding COP23 domain-containing protein, giving the protein MIRSLVGMLAGVSVVLGSAIAFPSATSARNNTYYCAQLNGKWNTFVNTPRGRVTLIEWANSFANDWTPQKRCLAISQRFQQFLDKGNLKYIRTGNVNQQPVICVADSSSGTCPDKNVLITLKQGTDPEATLVRLVDFRRSVSGQTLTLSADDPGFYNDGEFYVDLEKFLEKVPVTK; this is encoded by the coding sequence ATGATAAGATCTTTAGTTGGAATGCTTGCTGGAGTAAGCGTTGTTTTAGGAAGCGCGATCGCTTTTCCCTCAGCTACCTCAGCTAGAAATAATACCTACTACTGCGCCCAGCTTAACGGTAAGTGGAATACTTTTGTCAACACTCCCAGAGGTAGAGTAACTCTGATTGAGTGGGCAAATTCCTTTGCTAATGACTGGACTCCGCAAAAAAGATGCCTGGCAATTTCCCAGCGTTTTCAACAATTTCTGGATAAAGGAAATTTAAAGTATATTCGTACGGGTAACGTCAATCAACAGCCAGTAATCTGCGTTGCCGACTCTAGTAGCGGTACATGTCCAGACAAGAATGTCTTGATTACTCTCAAACAAGGAACAGATCCAGAAGCAACCTTAGTTAGATTAGTTGATTTTCGTCGTAGCGTCAGCGGACAAACCCTAACCTTAAGTGCGGACGATCCTGGTTTTTACAATGATGGTGAATTTTATGTCGACTTAGAAAAATTTCTCGAAAAAGTTCCCGTTACTAAATAG